The nucleotide sequence CATAAGGAAAGTACTATACAGTCGTTATATATACGATGCAGAGTCTCATTAGTTTAAAAGATACCTaggtaattaaatattttagataataatttattaatgatttaGATTTCTTTAGTggagttattggtttgagatttgaataaagttttaaaaactttatgttATGTAGATTCAGTTGttataatatcaaaattttgttaaattctaataaagttttttttttttttttttttgaatcaatgtgaaattatattaaaaaaatgccCTTTGTACAATAGTTGCATCTTTATACTGAATAAAGATTGAAGTTATTAACatttaaatgaataaaactaaattCTCGATCGGAACCATAGTTGGAGACCGTCCTACAACTTGCCAGGGCAATACCGCTGGATGGAGGAGACTTACGAGGCGGTCTAGGATCTGAATTAGCTGAGCCTCAGTGCACGGTTGCTCACCATGGCGTCGCATGTTACGCTCACACCAAATGGTATGGATGGCAGCCTGGAAGACAAGCCGAAGAAGAAATCTTGGAGTGCGTTGAAATGTGGTACCAGAGAGCAGAGATAGGATCTGCTGAAACCTGTTCGTATAGTGATGTTGAAAGAGGGTACGGGTTAACTCGGACCAGATCCGAGATGTGTACACGCAGCCAAAGAAAAGATGCTCCAGCGTCTCGACTTGGATCTGACAAAACCCGTAGGATGGGGTGACACCTCTGTTCCACACCATCATACGGACACCCGTTGTGAGTCTATTTCTTGCAGCAAGCCAGAGAACAAAAGAGTACTTTGGAACAGAGCCTGAGAACCTGACAGCTTCAGACCATGAAACCTATTGGTGAGGTTGACGTAGTTGTGACCATGTGTCAAAGGAGGAAAAACAGGGACGCAATTCTAGTAAAGTTTAatgttattagtttgttttttgtaaaaaaattatttaaaatcttcacaaatttgggttattagatttagacttttataaaatcaataaaaacaaaaaaaaactaggattattaataaatttaattattatgttattgttcatatttttatatattttcttcacaaaataaagtcatggaaagtatcacaaaaatacagagattgtttggagcactttacaagattttagaaaacaaaaaaaacaaaattataaaatactcTGTAGCAATCcttaaaaatctttcacttattcacttttgtttattttgttgaaatcttcaaaaaaatttataaattagaatccaataacacccctaGCTAATATAAGCATTAATAagttaactaaatatataatattaaagatCTGTTTATTGAATATTGAATTTGTTTGACAATTGAATCTAGGCTAGTTTGGATAGGTACTAGGTAATAAAAGTCTTTGAGAATATAAGTATAGAGtaattaaaaatagagaaagcaaaatctcatggttttaggtaaaatttgaaataatcttacaataaatcatatcaacttccctaaaatctatcaaaattctaaatttcttaaatcccataaaatcctccaaaatcatggtttcaatacaccccctttaatcattttataaaagttcaccagtaggaaaaaaaatactatagaatttaaagttttataaactattaaattttttaaaaaaatatgtatagaaACTTGGAAactaaaatctaataaaatccACAAACAACGATACGTACCTTTTCCACtaaattggctcgtttgagctgattctttggttgacaaaaaaaataaaaaacccgATATGTAACCAAAACTGGCTATCTATTATATAGTAGAAAATTTCAATGAAGTTGACTcaagaaaagaaggagaagaagaatttatATTCAACGAATAATAAATAACTTTCATTTAAAGCATCAAAGAATCTCAGGACTATAAATAAGTGATCAAACGATCTTTTGATTCAcaaagtaaaatcaaaacaagctTTTGGTGCAAACGTTTCACAAAACCAAAcaggagagagaaaaaacaacaacatgaaGGCCTCCGCTTTCTTCATTGCTGTTTTGCTTATTGCATCATGTAAGTAAATATTGAAATaatcttaattatttatatatgaagttttaactaaaacattcATGTAAaggtatgtttttttaataaatatttatatatggatCTGTATAGGTTCATCATCAGTGATAATGGGAGTACTCGACGACTATCATGAGGACCATTGCCACGACTTTAaggattgttttatatattgcAAACGATATGTACCTGAACCAAGATGTATTAAGCATATTTGCGATTGTACAATAAAATCTCTTTCTACCAACGACGAGATTCCTACATCGGCTTCCTCGTCCCATCTgaataagtaaaatatgattgtgattatatatatgtatcctgtatcaatgaaatattttcaaGTTCAAACTTTAATCTGTTATAATTCATTAATAAAGTAATACGTTTTATGGGGATCGGATAAACTAATCCGTGATGGAACAGCAATAACGTTTGACGAATctgacttttgtttttgctataaGCCGTTGCTAACTCGCGATAAATCTTCCGTACATCGTAGCATGCATCACAAATCAACCATCGGTTCATGatacaattaaatttatgtCCACGTCGCAAGTACAAAAATTCGAAATCTTATGTTAGTCAAGAGTCAAGACTGTGTGAAGGCATACTGTATATAGACTGTCAAAAGGTTTAAACACAATTACTAGCTTTGATTTTCGAAGAGAGGGAATTTTATTATACTGTACTAACATAGATGCCAAACTTTTACATAATAGAGGTTTAGACGCTGCATATATTTGAActcttttcaaataaaaatttacttcATAAAAAGAATCAGCCGATCTTACGTATAAATcattaaaaagtatattttcaaaaaagaagttttaaataatataaaagatgaTGAGCTAGATATACAACTTATTAATAATTAGATAAttattatatgcatatatagtttatatatatatatatatatatatcatttaagtTCTTTTACATATGTAACAACAATCACATATCATAATTATATGACAaccataaaataataacaatatgtTCAAATCTTTTTTCTGGCAAcacattaattatataaaaatgaaatccatgctaattatatatattatgggatATGATAATCAAGacattttaataacaaaaaaaaacatgtgtatGTCTAGTGATctgattaaattaaaattcttagaaaaaaaaagataatttatcctattatatatagtcatgtggatttttcattaaaaattccATAACCATACAAATTACCTCCGTTTACCCACAAgtcaaaaaaaggaagagaaacagGATCACTTATAGTTAGTCGTAAGCAAATTGAATATAGTAATCAAAGTATAGTatgaacacaaacaaaatagcCTTCTTCTTGGCCTTGTTCCTTGTATCAGCCTTCTGTAAGTGCTTAATTACTCGTATATGAATTTTTCATAATACATGtgtcgatatatatatatatatatatttacaataaaCACACATATAAAAATGTTCATGTTCTGATGGGACGATGGATTtttagagaaatatatataagtattcgATCATAGTTTCTTTGATGC is from Camelina sativa cultivar DH55 chromosome 20, Cs, whole genome shotgun sequence and encodes:
- the LOC104771954 gene encoding defensin-like protein 308, encoding MKASAFFIAVLLIASCSSSVIMGVLDDYHEDHCHDFKDCFIYCKRYVPEPRCIKHICDCTIKSLSTNDEIPTSASSSHLNK